In a single window of the Nocardiopsis composta genome:
- a CDS encoding iron chelate uptake ABC transporter family permease subunit has product MAFIGLVAPHAARMAAGSRAHRMLPVAALFGAALLVAADTLGRVLIAPAEIPSGLLAALIGTPYFVWRLRRG; this is encoded by the coding sequence GTGGCCTTCATCGGCCTGGTCGCCCCGCACGCCGCCCGGATGGCGGCGGGGTCGCGGGCGCACCGGATGCTGCCGGTGGCGGCCCTGTTCGGCGCGGCGCTGCTGGTGGCGGCCGACACCCTGGGCCGGGTGCTCATCGCGCCGGCGGAGATCCCCTCCGGGCTGCTCGCCGCGCTGATCGGCACACCCTACTTCGTATGGCGGCTGCGCCGGGGCTGA
- a CDS encoding FAD-dependent oxidoreductase: MDVVPREVETAVVGAGLMGSATAWALARRGRSAALFEQYPIGHRNGSSHGSARIVRRAYADPLHVRLTGRAMELWREAEERSGRALLRMTGGLDHGRSGAEEIAAVLEREDVPHELLDPAEAERRWPGMRFEGRVLFHPEAGTVDADAAVAAFTGLARAGGCSVHPETPVRRIEADGDRVRLETAAGTVRARRVVAAAGAWTSELLGGLVALPALTVTQQQVFHFPRRGLAAGAPTVVHHTADPVVYSLPGGRDGGPGDGRKIAEYRDPLSPPVTPATRTGRVDPRARDRVAGYVRRWLPGLDPEPFNEATCLYTSTADEEFVLDRSGPVVVCSPCSGHGAKFAPLIGESAADLAAGGRPLTPRFALDAPRG, from the coding sequence ATGGACGTGGTTCCCCGCGAGGTGGAGACGGCCGTGGTCGGCGCCGGGCTGATGGGGTCGGCCACTGCCTGGGCGCTGGCCCGCCGGGGGCGCTCGGCGGCGCTGTTCGAGCAGTACCCGATCGGCCACCGCAACGGCAGCTCGCACGGGAGCGCCCGGATCGTCCGCCGCGCCTACGCCGACCCGCTGCACGTGCGGCTCACCGGCCGGGCCATGGAACTGTGGCGGGAGGCCGAGGAGCGGTCGGGACGGGCGCTGCTGCGGATGACCGGCGGCCTCGACCACGGGCGCTCCGGGGCCGAGGAGATCGCCGCGGTGCTGGAGCGGGAGGACGTGCCGCACGAACTGCTCGACCCCGCCGAGGCCGAGCGGCGCTGGCCCGGCATGCGCTTCGAGGGCCGGGTGCTCTTCCACCCCGAGGCCGGGACCGTCGACGCCGACGCCGCGGTCGCCGCCTTCACCGGCCTGGCCCGCGCCGGCGGCTGCTCGGTGCACCCCGAGACCCCCGTCCGGCGGATCGAGGCCGACGGCGACCGGGTCCGGCTGGAGACCGCGGCCGGGACGGTGCGGGCCCGCCGCGTGGTGGCGGCGGCCGGCGCCTGGACCTCGGAGCTGCTCGGCGGCCTGGTGGCGCTCCCCGCGCTCACCGTCACCCAGCAGCAGGTCTTCCACTTCCCGCGGCGCGGGCTGGCCGCCGGCGCGCCGACGGTCGTGCACCACACCGCCGACCCGGTGGTCTACAGCCTGCCGGGCGGCCGCGACGGCGGGCCCGGCGACGGCCGCAAGATCGCCGAGTACCGCGACCCGCTGAGTCCGCCGGTCACCCCCGCCACCCGCACCGGCCGGGTCGACCCGCGCGCCCGGGACCGGGTCGCCGGCTACGTCCGCCGCTGGCTGCCGGGGCTGGACCCGGAGCCCTTCAACGAGGCGACCTGCCTGTACACCTCCACCGCGGACGAGGAGTTCGTGCTGGACCGCTCCGGCCCGGTGGTGGTCTGCTCGCCCTGCTCGGGGCACGGCGCCAAGTTCGCCCCGCTGATCGGGGAGAGCGCCGCCGACCTGGCCGCCGGCGGCCGCCCGCTGACCCCGCGCTTCGCGCTGGACGCACCGCGCGGCTGA
- a CDS encoding DUF397 domain-containing protein — MAVMIDIAWKKSSYSEGGSNCVIARMPAVSEVQVGDSQNPDQAPLSIDRQAWTALLRVSGDL, encoded by the coding sequence ATGGCAGTCATGATCGACATCGCCTGGAAGAAGTCCTCCTACAGCGAGGGCGGATCGAACTGCGTAATCGCCCGGATGCCCGCCGTCTCAGAGGTGCAGGTGGGGGACTCCCAGAACCCGGACCAAGCCCCGCTGTCCATCGACAGGCAGGCTTGGACGGCCCTCCTGAGGGTCTCGGGCGACCTGTGA
- a CDS encoding DUF5753 domain-containing protein: MEPLVFPGLLQCREYSYVLIRQGRPDDTEDEIEERVQARLERAKILDSNRPPRFQAVIDETVLRRPLGGPRVLAEQLRHLLVMCDHPRVSVSVLESSEEAHPGLDGGFMLITDREGQVIAFREDKVAGHPADDAETIGVYSRIAQELATRAMQPAASRRLIADLLAGWQS, encoded by the coding sequence GTGGAACCCCTGGTGTTCCCCGGCCTACTTCAATGCCGCGAGTACTCCTACGTCCTGATCCGGCAGGGGCGGCCGGACGACACCGAAGACGAGATCGAAGAGCGGGTACAAGCCCGGCTCGAGCGAGCGAAGATCCTCGACTCGAATCGCCCGCCCCGATTTCAAGCGGTCATCGATGAGACCGTTCTCAGGCGGCCTCTCGGCGGCCCCCGGGTGCTCGCCGAGCAGTTGCGGCATCTGCTGGTGATGTGCGACCACCCCCGAGTCTCTGTGAGCGTCCTGGAGTCCTCCGAGGAAGCGCACCCCGGGTTGGACGGCGGCTTCATGCTGATCACTGATCGGGAGGGGCAGGTGATCGCCTTCCGCGAGGACAAGGTCGCTGGTCACCCGGCCGACGACGCCGAGACGATCGGGGTCTACTCGCGTATCGCTCAGGAACTCGCCACCCGGGCGATGCAGCCCGCGGCTTCCCGTCGTCTTATCGCTGACCTGCTGGCAGGATGGCAGTCATGA
- a CDS encoding helix-turn-helix domain-containing protein — protein MVNRRLRFSEEVRRLRESAGLTQNRLAERAHVSQSQVSGIEAGTKWTTRRAAERIDTALNAGGVLVTRFAEGDKETISYASWFAGVAKAEAAARDLFEWNPWCSPAYFNAASTPTS, from the coding sequence GTGGTCAACCGGCGGTTGCGGTTCTCCGAAGAAGTCCGGCGGCTGAGGGAAAGCGCAGGTCTGACGCAAAACAGGTTGGCGGAGAGGGCCCATGTCTCGCAGTCGCAGGTGAGCGGTATCGAGGCCGGAACGAAATGGACGACCAGGCGCGCGGCGGAGCGAATCGACACGGCCCTTAACGCCGGCGGTGTCCTGGTCACCCGCTTCGCGGAGGGCGACAAGGAGACCATCAGCTATGCGTCCTGGTTCGCGGGTGTGGCCAAGGCCGAGGCGGCCGCCCGGGACCTGTTCGAGTGGAACCCCTGGTGTTCCCCGGCCTACTTCAATGCCGCGAGTACTCCTACGTCCTGA
- a CDS encoding response regulator: MIRVCVADDQTLVRQGIESLLALSGEIEVVGRAADGDEALAAVERERPDVLLLDLRMPGRDGIATLEALREAGSAVPVLVLTTFDDDELVLRALRAGARGYLLKDVTLEELVGAVRALAEGDTLVQPTLTDRLLRTVGASPEPDGFADLPAPEPLTPRETEILRLLAGGFTNREIADALFLAEGTVKNHVSTVLAKLGVKDRTRAVLRALYLGLLTAPSGG; the protein is encoded by the coding sequence GTGATCCGGGTCTGCGTGGCCGACGACCAGACCCTGGTCCGCCAGGGCATCGAGAGCCTGCTCGCGCTCAGCGGGGAGATCGAGGTGGTGGGGCGCGCCGCGGACGGCGACGAGGCGCTGGCCGCCGTCGAGCGGGAGCGGCCCGACGTCCTCCTGCTCGACCTGCGGATGCCCGGCCGGGACGGCATCGCGACCCTGGAGGCGCTGCGCGAGGCCGGCAGCGCCGTGCCGGTGCTCGTCCTCACCACCTTCGACGACGACGAGCTGGTGCTGCGCGCGCTGCGCGCCGGGGCGCGCGGCTACCTGCTCAAGGACGTCACCCTGGAGGAGCTGGTCGGGGCGGTCCGGGCGCTGGCCGAGGGGGACACGCTGGTCCAGCCCACGCTCACCGACCGGCTGCTGCGCACCGTCGGCGCGAGCCCGGAGCCCGACGGCTTCGCCGACCTGCCCGCCCCCGAGCCGCTGACCCCGCGGGAGACCGAGATCCTGCGGCTGCTGGCCGGCGGCTTCACCAACCGGGAGATCGCCGACGCGCTCTTCCTCGCCGAGGGCACCGTGAAGAACCACGTCTCCACGGTGCTCGCCAAGCTCGGCGTCAAGGACCGCACCCGCGCCGTGCTGCGCGCGCTCTACCTGGGCCTGCTGACCGCGCCCTCCGGCGGCTGA
- a CDS encoding sensor histidine kinase, protein MNGDGGGRVEMWAGISMLVVCLLIGAVEGAGVLAAATWPYFAAWLAVFGACLAALMVAAVRATPSSAAGRLLLLAPPVLTASAAVLLSPNRGGMGLILLVVCAALCALRGGLRGMAAVIAWNSAVLAAAASGLGPLVDQAARPSETLVVVLLYGLLQVGTGAMVWSHQRAAEALEALSVAHVELRGASALLAESSQARERLRISRELHDVLGHQLTALALELEIAVHRAEGPAREHVVRARGLAKELLADVRSVVGGERHRSFDLRAALAAVLDGIPRPRAVLEVDPGIDVDDECAVALVRAVQEIATNAIRHSGADELRVRLTADGGNVRLEAWDDGVGAGRIVPGNGLRGLRERVAALGGTVGFDGSDGFRVRAELPAREAVPT, encoded by the coding sequence ATGAACGGCGACGGCGGCGGCCGGGTGGAGATGTGGGCGGGCATCAGCATGCTCGTGGTGTGCCTGCTCATCGGCGCGGTGGAAGGCGCCGGCGTGCTGGCCGCCGCCACCTGGCCCTACTTCGCCGCCTGGCTCGCCGTCTTCGGCGCCTGCCTGGCCGCGCTGATGGTCGCCGCCGTGCGCGCCACCCCCTCCTCGGCCGCGGGCCGGCTGCTGCTGCTCGCCCCGCCGGTGCTCACCGCCTCGGCCGCGGTGCTGCTCTCGCCCAACCGCGGCGGGATGGGCCTCATCCTCCTGGTGGTCTGCGCCGCGCTCTGCGCGCTGCGCGGCGGGCTGCGCGGGATGGCCGCCGTCATCGCCTGGAACTCCGCGGTGCTGGCCGCCGCGGCCTCCGGTCTGGGGCCGCTGGTGGACCAGGCGGCCCGGCCCTCCGAAACGCTCGTCGTGGTGCTCCTCTACGGGCTGCTGCAGGTGGGCACCGGGGCGATGGTCTGGAGCCACCAGCGGGCGGCCGAGGCGCTGGAGGCGCTCTCGGTCGCCCACGTGGAGCTGCGCGGCGCCTCGGCGCTGCTCGCCGAGTCCAGCCAGGCCCGCGAGCGGCTGCGCATCTCCCGCGAGCTGCACGACGTCCTCGGCCACCAGCTCACCGCCCTGGCCCTGGAACTGGAGATCGCCGTGCACCGCGCGGAGGGCCCCGCCCGGGAGCACGTGGTCCGGGCGCGGGGGCTGGCCAAGGAACTCCTCGCCGACGTGCGCTCCGTGGTGGGCGGCGAGCGGCACCGCTCCTTCGACCTGCGCGCGGCGCTGGCCGCCGTGCTGGACGGGATCCCCCGCCCGCGGGCGGTCCTGGAGGTCGACCCGGGGATCGACGTCGACGACGAGTGCGCCGTCGCCCTGGTGCGCGCGGTGCAGGAGATCGCCACCAACGCCATCCGCCACTCCGGCGCCGACGAGCTGCGGGTGCGGCTCACCGCGGACGGCGGAAACGTGCGCCTGGAGGCCTGGGACGACGGCGTCGGGGCCGGCCGCATCGTGCCCGGCAACGGCCTGCGCGGCCTGCGGGAGCGGGTGGCCGCGCTCGGCGGGACCGTCGGGTTCGACGGCTCGGACGGCTTCCGGGTCCGCGCCGAACTGCCCGCCCGCGAGGCGGTGCCGACGTGA
- a CDS encoding ABC transporter ATP-binding protein — MAAIEVEGLRKSYGGRAVVDGVDLAVEHGEIFGVLGRNGAGKTTTVECAVGLRRPDGGRVRVFGADPHRERDRVRQAVGVQLQQTHLHMSLTVIELVRMYRSFYADGLDPEGLVERLGLGEVRDTRYEKLSGGEGQRLSIALALVGRPRLAVLDELTTGLDSSARRGMWGLIEGMRDEGITVLLVTHFMEEAERLCDRIAVFDAGRVVALDTPAGLIGRTGGGAEVSFRAHAPLDRSLLTALPGVEEVSVRGGEVVVSGGGDLVKEVAAALMRHGVPATDFRTRTATLDDAFLALTGHQPEERDEQGSDEKGR; from the coding sequence ATGGCCGCCATCGAGGTCGAGGGGCTGCGCAAGAGCTACGGGGGGCGGGCCGTCGTCGACGGGGTCGACCTGGCCGTCGAGCACGGCGAGATCTTCGGGGTGCTGGGGCGCAACGGCGCCGGGAAGACGACGACGGTGGAGTGCGCCGTGGGGCTGCGCCGGCCGGACGGCGGGCGGGTGCGCGTCTTCGGCGCCGATCCGCACCGGGAGCGCGACCGGGTGCGCCAGGCGGTCGGCGTCCAGCTGCAGCAGACCCACCTGCACATGAGCCTCACCGTGATCGAGCTGGTGCGGATGTACCGGTCCTTCTACGCCGACGGCCTGGACCCGGAGGGGCTGGTCGAGCGCCTCGGCCTGGGCGAGGTGCGGGACACCCGGTACGAGAAGCTCTCCGGGGGCGAGGGCCAGCGGCTGTCGATCGCCCTGGCGCTGGTGGGGCGGCCGCGGCTGGCCGTGCTGGACGAGCTGACCACCGGACTGGACTCCTCGGCCCGCCGCGGCATGTGGGGGCTGATCGAGGGGATGCGCGACGAGGGCATCACCGTGCTGCTGGTCACCCACTTCATGGAGGAGGCCGAGCGGCTGTGCGACCGGATCGCGGTCTTCGACGCGGGCCGGGTGGTGGCGCTGGACACCCCGGCCGGTCTGATCGGCCGGACCGGCGGCGGCGCGGAGGTGTCCTTCCGCGCCCACGCCCCGCTGGACCGCTCGCTGCTCACCGCGCTGCCCGGGGTGGAGGAGGTGTCCGTGCGCGGCGGGGAGGTGGTCGTCTCCGGCGGCGGTGACCTGGTGAAGGAGGTCGCCGCGGCGCTGATGCGGCACGGGGTGCCGGCCACCGACTTCCGCACCCGGACCGCGACGCTGGACGACGCCTTCCTCGCCCTCACCGGGCACCAGCCGGAAGAGCGGGACGAGCAGGGCTCCGACGAGAAGGGACGATGA
- a CDS encoding ABC transporter permease translates to MTGTALPAARRPGPAAWGQMLLAEARMVVRDTSGLIVPIGFPVLLLVMNGVSQDGDQVLPGGATVMNGIIMPLTVTMVAALVGVVNMPSFLCTYRKYGILRRLSVTPARPAMILAAQMAVSLAQVLLGVGLMAAIGALAFDVVAPPALGWALLAGVLLIAAMYGIGTLIAAVAPSVSAGLAIGLAAFFAMLALGGGLGPIANLPEALRAIGERLPYGAGNAALAAAWSGERPETLHLAVLALWGAVTGGLAARFFRWT, encoded by the coding sequence ATGACCGGAACCGCCCTCCCCGCCGCCCGCCGGCCCGGCCCGGCCGCCTGGGGGCAGATGCTGCTGGCCGAGGCGCGGATGGTCGTCCGCGACACCTCCGGGCTGATCGTGCCGATCGGCTTCCCCGTGCTGCTGCTGGTGATGAACGGGGTGTCGCAGGACGGCGACCAGGTGCTGCCCGGCGGCGCCACCGTGATGAACGGGATCATCATGCCGCTGACCGTGACCATGGTGGCGGCCCTGGTGGGCGTGGTGAACATGCCGTCCTTCCTGTGCACCTACCGCAAGTACGGGATCCTGCGCCGGCTCTCCGTCACGCCCGCCCGGCCGGCGATGATCCTCGCCGCGCAGATGGCGGTGAGCCTGGCCCAGGTGCTGCTCGGCGTCGGGCTGATGGCGGCGATCGGCGCACTGGCCTTCGATGTGGTGGCGCCGCCGGCCCTGGGCTGGGCGCTGCTGGCCGGCGTACTGCTGATCGCCGCGATGTACGGGATCGGCACGCTGATCGCCGCCGTCGCGCCGAGCGTCAGCGCCGGCCTGGCCATCGGGCTCGCCGCGTTCTTCGCGATGCTCGCCCTGGGCGGCGGGCTCGGCCCGATCGCGAACCTGCCCGAGGCGCTGCGGGCGATCGGCGAGCGGCTGCCCTACGGGGCCGGCAACGCCGCACTGGCCGCCGCCTGGTCGGGCGAGCGTCCGGAGACCCTGCACCTGGCGGTGCTCGCCCTGTGGGGTGCGGTGACCGGCGGCCTGGCGGCGCGGTTCTTCCGCTGGACCTGA
- a CDS encoding ABC transporter ATP-binding protein, with protein MTLTAQNVSWRAGGRLVVDGVDLEPEPLSTVGLLGPNGSGKSSLLRLLSGVRETASGAVLLDGEPIAGAARRAVARRVAVVEQNAETETDLTVADVVGLGRIPHRRPWSGPSAQDDAAVRSALERVGMAGMAGRRWHTLSGGERQRAQIARALAQEPRELLLDEPTNHLDIGHQLDLLDLVARLPVTAVVALHDLNLAAMYCDRILLLDRGRPVAAGTPAQVLTEESIAAVYGVRAELAPAGPGGRPWVRFLGRC; from the coding sequence ATGACGCTCACCGCGCAGAACGTCTCCTGGCGCGCGGGCGGCCGCCTGGTGGTCGACGGGGTCGACCTGGAGCCCGAGCCGCTGTCCACCGTCGGCCTGCTCGGCCCCAACGGGTCGGGCAAGTCCTCGCTGCTCCGGCTGCTGTCGGGGGTGCGGGAGACCGCCTCGGGGGCGGTGCTGCTGGACGGCGAGCCGATCGCCGGGGCGGCGCGCCGGGCGGTGGCGCGCCGGGTGGCGGTGGTCGAGCAGAACGCCGAGACCGAGACCGACCTGACCGTCGCCGACGTGGTCGGGCTGGGCCGGATCCCGCACCGCAGGCCCTGGTCGGGGCCGTCGGCGCAGGACGACGCGGCGGTCCGCTCGGCCCTGGAGCGGGTCGGGATGGCCGGCATGGCGGGGCGGCGCTGGCACACCCTGTCCGGGGGCGAGCGCCAGCGCGCCCAGATCGCCCGCGCCCTGGCCCAGGAGCCCCGCGAGCTGCTGCTCGACGAGCCCACTAACCACCTCGACATCGGCCACCAGCTGGACCTGCTCGACCTGGTCGCGCGGCTGCCGGTGACCGCGGTCGTGGCGCTGCACGACCTCAACCTCGCCGCGATGTACTGCGACCGGATCCTGCTGCTGGACCGGGGGCGCCCGGTCGCCGCCGGCACCCCCGCCCAGGTGCTGACCGAGGAGTCCATCGCCGCCGTGTACGGGGTGCGCGCCGAACTCGCCCCCGCCGGCCCCGGCGGCCGCCCCTGGGTCCGCTTCCTCGGCCGCTGCTAG
- a CDS encoding FecCD family ABC transporter permease: protein MPEASTTRRGPVPAALAAGLALLALSVAAAVAVGPAGISAAEVWRVVAARATGGDSGMPPLREAIIWESRLPRALLAAACGAGLAVCGAVLQSLLRNPLADPFVLGVSSGASTGAVLVVVLGLGGGLLTLPAGAFAGACAAFAVVLLLSRLSGGTTAKVVLSGVAVMQLFSALTSLAVFTSASAEQTRGVLFWLMGSLSGADWSDVLLSAAAVAAALAVCTASASSLDAFAFGDEAAAALGVSVARTRLLLLTATGMLTAVLVSSAGAIGFVGLVLPHAVRVLTGPGHRRLLPVSAVAGAVLLVWVDAAARLAFDPQELPIGVMTSLIGVPVFVYILVRTRGAR, encoded by the coding sequence GTGCCCGAGGCGTCCACGACGCGCCGCGGCCCGGTGCCGGCCGCCCTGGCGGCCGGACTGGCGCTGCTCGCGCTCTCCGTCGCCGCGGCCGTCGCCGTCGGGCCGGCCGGCATCTCCGCCGCCGAGGTGTGGCGGGTCGTCGCCGCCCGCGCCACCGGCGGCGACTCCGGGATGCCGCCGCTGCGCGAGGCCATCATCTGGGAGTCGCGGCTGCCGCGCGCCCTGCTCGCCGCCGCCTGCGGCGCCGGGCTGGCGGTGTGCGGCGCGGTGCTGCAGTCCCTGCTCCGCAACCCGCTGGCCGACCCGTTCGTGCTGGGGGTGTCCTCCGGCGCCTCCACCGGTGCGGTGCTGGTGGTGGTGCTGGGCCTGGGCGGCGGCCTGCTCACCCTGCCCGCCGGCGCCTTCGCCGGGGCGTGCGCCGCGTTCGCGGTGGTGCTGCTGCTCAGCCGGCTCTCCGGCGGCACCACCGCCAAGGTCGTGCTCTCCGGGGTCGCGGTGATGCAGCTGTTCTCCGCGCTGACCTCGCTGGCGGTGTTCACCTCCGCCAGCGCCGAGCAGACCCGCGGCGTGCTGTTCTGGCTGATGGGCTCGCTCAGCGGCGCCGACTGGTCCGACGTGCTGCTGAGCGCCGCCGCGGTGGCGGCCGCACTGGCGGTGTGCACCGCTTCCGCCTCCTCCCTGGACGCGTTCGCCTTCGGCGACGAGGCCGCCGCCGCGCTGGGAGTGTCCGTCGCCCGCACCCGGCTGCTGCTCCTGACGGCGACCGGGATGCTCACCGCGGTGCTGGTGAGCTCGGCCGGGGCGATCGGCTTCGTCGGCCTGGTGCTGCCGCACGCGGTGCGCGTGCTCACCGGGCCGGGGCACCGGCGGCTGCTGCCGGTGTCCGCGGTCGCCGGCGCGGTGCTGCTGGTGTGGGTGGACGCAGCCGCCCGCCTCGCCTTCGACCCGCAGGAACTGCCGATCGGCGTGATGACCTCGCTCATCGGGGTGCCGGTCTTCGTCTACATCCTGGTCCGCACGAGAGGGGCCCGATGA
- a CDS encoding ABC transporter substrate-binding protein, with the protein MNARPLTVPCLLLCTALLAGCGSPGGRPGEGTGAGGAEGHPVTIDNCGREVVVDAPPERAVSLDQGSTEILLSLGLADRIAGTAKWTDPLPEELAAEEEAVPRLAENLPSYERVLEAEPDFVSASFVSTLGAGGVADRDDFEELGVPTYMSPADCTGKDNGTGGDGTREEPLELDTILTEVTDLARIFGVPERGEELTAELRARVEEAAEGVEASDTVLMYWFSDSEAPYMGGCCGAPGIITEAVGARNAFDDTRDEWPQINWEAVADRDPDHIVLGDLTREAQTAESAEDKIAFLESDPVTRHMKAVEQQNYIIVSGQALNPGIRTVEGIEQVAAALEEEAG; encoded by the coding sequence GTGAACGCACGCCCCCTGACCGTCCCCTGCCTGCTGCTCTGCACGGCCCTGCTCGCCGGCTGCGGATCCCCGGGCGGCCGGCCCGGCGAGGGGACCGGCGCCGGCGGCGCCGAGGGCCACCCCGTGACCATCGACAACTGCGGGCGCGAGGTCGTCGTCGACGCCCCGCCCGAGCGGGCCGTCTCGCTCGACCAGGGCTCCACAGAGATCCTGCTCTCCCTCGGCCTGGCCGACCGCATCGCCGGCACCGCCAAGTGGACCGACCCGCTCCCCGAGGAGCTGGCCGCCGAGGAGGAGGCGGTGCCCCGGCTCGCCGAGAACCTGCCCTCCTACGAGCGGGTCCTGGAGGCCGAACCCGACTTCGTCTCCGCCTCCTTCGTGTCCACCCTGGGCGCCGGCGGCGTCGCCGACCGGGACGACTTCGAGGAACTGGGCGTGCCCACCTACATGTCCCCGGCCGACTGCACCGGCAAGGACAACGGCACCGGCGGCGACGGCACCCGGGAGGAGCCGCTGGAACTGGACACGATCCTGACCGAGGTCACCGACCTGGCGCGGATCTTCGGGGTGCCCGAGCGCGGCGAGGAGCTCACCGCCGAGCTGCGCGCCCGGGTCGAGGAGGCCGCCGAGGGAGTCGAGGCCTCCGACACCGTGCTGATGTACTGGTTCTCCGACTCCGAGGCCCCCTACATGGGCGGGTGCTGCGGGGCGCCGGGCATCATCACCGAGGCGGTCGGCGCCCGCAACGCCTTCGACGACACCCGCGACGAGTGGCCGCAGATCAACTGGGAGGCCGTCGCCGACCGCGACCCCGACCACATCGTCCTGGGCGACCTCACCCGGGAGGCGCAGACCGCCGAGAGCGCCGAGGACAAGATCGCCTTCCTGGAGAGCGACCCGGTCACCCGGCACATGAAGGCGGTCGAGCAGCAGAACTACATCATCGTCAGCGGCCAGGCGCTCAACCCGGGCATCCGCACCGTCGAGGGCATCGAGCAGGTCGCCGCGGCCCTCGAAGAGGAGGCGGGGTAG